The window GATCCACGAAGTGGCCACGTTCACCGGAACGACGAGCAGAACCCTGCGTCACTACGACGCGATCGGGCTGCTGCCGCCGACCCGCGTGGGCGGCAACGGATACCGGCGGTACGACGAGAGCGCGCTCGTGCGGCTGCAGCGCATTCTGCTGCTGCGCGAACTCGGGCTCGCGCTGCCGCAGATCGCCGAGGTCCTGGACCGTGAGACGTCGGAACTGCGCGCACTGAGCGCGCATCTCGACCTGCTGCGGCAGGAGAAGTCGCGTCTGGACCGGCAGATCGCCGCCGTCTCGTCGACGATCGATGCTCTGAAAGGAGGGGAGAAACCCATGGCAGAGAAGATGTTCGACGGATTCGACCACACGCAACACCGTGACGAGGTCACCGAGCGCTGGGGCGCCGACGCGTATGCGCGTGGCGACAGCTGGTGGCGCGGAATGACCGACTCGGAACGGGCCGCATGGCAGCAGCAGGTCGCCGACCTGAACGCCGGGTGGCGGGATGCCGCATCCCGCGGCATCGCGACCGACTCGGCCGAGGCCCAAGCACTGGCAGAGCGCCACGTGCAGTGGCTGCGCGGCATTCCGAGCACGCCGGCAGCGGCATCCGGTGGTGACGTGAAGGCATACGTGCTCGGTCTGGGCGACATGTACGTCGCCGACCCGCGGTTCGCCGCCAACTACGGCGGGGCCGATGGCGCGACGTTCGTGCGCGACGCGCTCGGCGTCTATGCACAGGCGCGGCTCTAGCTACTTCGGGTCGGGTGCACACGACCCGAAGCTAGGCTGGCGGCATGCCCGATCCCGTCGCGTTCCTGCGCTCGTGCGCCCTGGGCACGCGGGTGACGGTGCGTCGACGGGTCGATGACGGATGGACCGACGCGCTCGGCTATCTGCGTGAGCTCACGCCCGAGGCGTGTGTCGTCGAGACGCGTCGCGGCATGGTCACGGTGCCCCTGGAAGCGGTGACCCACGCGATCCGCGTGCCCGAACCGCCCCCGCGCCGCGCACGCTGAGTCGTGCATCGCGGCCGGGTGGAGTGCCTCAGCGGCGAGCGGACGCGCGCTCGCCGACGAACCGCGCGCGGCCCGCGAAGATGCCGGTGATGAAGATGCCGACGCTCACGATCAGCAGAGCGATCAGCGGCCACTCCCACGAGCCGGTCGCATCGTGCAGCGCCCCCACGAGGATGGGGCCGAATGCCGCGATGAGATAGCCGACCGATTGCCCCATGCCCGACAGCGCGGCGGCCTGGTGGTGGTTGCGCGTGCGCAGGCCGAACAGCGAGAGGGCGACGGTGATCGACGCCCCGCCGGCGGCCCCGAGGAAGATCACCCAGACGACCCCCAGCGCGGGCAGCAGCAACTGCCCGCCGACGCCGACGAACACGAGAAGGGCTGCGACCGCGGCCAGACCGCTCTGGGCGCGAAGCCGGTGCAGCAGTGCGGCGGCCGTGAGGCTGCCGACGATGCCGAAGCCCTGGAAGATGAACTGGTGCCAGCCGGCGCCGGTGATGGACAGTCCCCCCTCGTGTTCGACGGTGGGCCACCAGGTGACGGCGGTGTAGTAGATCGTCGACTGCAGGCCGAGGTAGAGAGTGACCATCCACGCGAGCGGCGAGCGCCACATCGCCCCGACGTGGACGGGGTCGGCCGGGGCATCCGTGCTGTCGACGGCAGCGGCATCCGCCCTCTTCGATGAATGGTGTGCGCGCAGCTGCGGCAGGAACACCGCGAACCCGATGAGAGCAAGGGCCGCCCAAATTCCCAGCGACAGGCGCCACCCTGCACCGGTCATGCCCGCGATCGGCACCGACAGGCCTGCGGCCAGGGCCGCTACTCCGCTCTGCAGGGCGGAGTAGAACCCGGTCATCTGCCCGACCCGGTCGGGATACTCGCGCTTGATGAGGGCGGGCAAAAGCACGTTGATCATGGCTATCGCCGCGCCCAGGATCGCCGTGCCCACCCAGATGGCGCCGGGCAGCGGCACCGAACGCAGCACGATCGCAGCGGCGAGCACGAGCAGCGAGCCGCCGAGGGCCGGCTCCAGACCCACGCGGCGGGCGATGCCGGGAGCGATCGGGGAGATGACGGCGAATCCGATGACGGGAAGGGCGACAAGGAAGGATGCCGCGGTGCCGCCGATCTGAAGATCGGAGCGGATCTCGCCCAGCACGGGGCCGACCGAAGTGATGCCGGCGCGCAGATTCGCTGCCAGTAGCAGGACGCCGGCCAGGACCAGTCCGGCTCGGAGCGCGCGCTCGCGGGGGACCGGTGGCGGCGCAGAAGACATGGATTCAGGCTATGCCCGGGCTGTGCAGGCAGGCGAATCGATACGACGGCAGTCGGCACAGCCCGGCGCACGCACCGTGCGCCGGCCCCGACGGGACCGGCGCACGTGCCTGGGGCTCAGACGGATCAGGTGCGGTTGCGCCCGCTGATGACCCGGAAGAGGAACGCGATCAGTGCGATGACGGCGACGACCACGGCCACCCACAGCAACCAGTGCAGCGCGGCGTTGAGCCCGCTGAAGATCGCGACGATGATGGCGATGATGAGGATGATGATCAAGCCGATGTTCATCCGAGTGCCTCCTTGTTCGGCGGCGCCGCAACCGGCACCGGGCGATGTTGTGCCACTGTGCACCACTGCGGGCGCCCAGGGCTACCCGCTTGACGCGCATTCCCGGCGATGGTATGCCGGGCCGGCCGCGTCAGTCCGGCCTCCGGGTGAGCATGGATGCTCCGGCTCGTCAACCCCTCGACCCCTCCTTGCGCTGCGGGTTACCGTGACCGAAACAGAAGGAGACATCATGCCCAGAGGACGTGCCTCGAACAGCCTGAAGAATCCCGACATGTATGACGAACTGCGCAAGGACGGCGCCTCGCAAGAGAAGGCGGCCCGCATCTCGAATGCTGCCGCGAAGGAGGGCAAGAAGAGCGTCGGACGCCGGGGCGGTGAGGCGAAAGATTATGAAGACCGCACTGTCGGCGAGTTGAAGGACCGCGCGAAAGAACTCGGCCTGCACGGCTATTCCGACAAGCGCAAGTCTGAGCTCATCGACATGCTGCGCAACCACTGACGAGAATGCCGCGCCCGAAGCGGGTGCTCGGCGGATCGCGCGAGGCGGCTGGGCTGCGCCGGCCGGTGCGATCTCGGGACCTGCACAGCGGCCCGTGAAATACTGTGCGCCGTACGGCCTCGCGCGGCCGTGTTCCACCTCATGCTCGAAGGGCACCCGTGTCGAAGCTTGCCGTCCTCAGCCTGCGCAATCGCGCTTTGATCGCGCTGATCACGATCATCGCCGCCGTCTTCGGATCGATAGCTCTGGTCAATCTCAAACAAGAGCTGATCCCCTCCATCGAGTTCCCGCAGCTGATCGTCGTCTCGACGTATTCGGGGGCCTCGCCCGAGGTCGTCTCCAACGACGTGTCCGACCCCATTGAGCAGGCCATCCAGGGCGTTCCCGGGCTTGAAGAGACCAGCGCGACAAGCACGACGAACTCGTCGATCGTGCAGGCGCAGTTCACGTACGGCACGAACCTCGCCACGGCCGAGCAGAAGATCAGCCTCGCGATCAACCGCATCAAGACCACCCTGCCCGACGGCGTCGATCCGAACGTGATCTCGGCCTCGATCGACGACTTCCCCGTGATCCAGCTGGCGGTGACCGGCTATGACGACGAGCAGACCGTGCAGTCACGGCTGCAGAACACTGTTGTGCCCGACCTTGAAGACATCGACGGGGTCAACGCCGCGCAGATCGTGGGCGGACGCGGTCAGCGGGTGACGATCACACCCGATACCGACAAGCTCGCCAAGGCCGGCTTCACCACCCAGGCGATCAGTGACGCGCTGAAGCAGAACGGCCTGCTCTTTCCCGGTGGCGACATCACCGAGGGTGATCAGACCCTCACCGTGCAGACCGGCTCGAAGCTCGACTCGGTCGACCAGATAGAGAAGCTGCCCCTGGTGCCCGGCTCGGCTGCCCAGCTCGCTGCCGGGGCGACCACGATCGCCGATGTCGCCGACGTGGCGTTGGAACGCGACCCGGTGACCACCATCTCGCGCGTGGACGGCAAAGACGCCCTGACTCTGGCGATCACGAAGCTGCCGTCGGCGAACACCGTCGATGTCTCCACAGCCGTGCGCGATGCCCTGCCCGAACTGCAGAAGCAGCTCGACGGCGCGCAGTTCACCGTCGTGTTCGATCAGGCGCCCTACATTCAGCAGTCGATCGACTCGCTCGCACAAGAGGGTCTGCTCGGCCTGCTGTTCGCGGTGATCATCATCCTGATCTTCCTGCTGTCAGTGCGCTCCACCCTCGTCACGGCGATCTCTATCCCGACGAGTGTGCTGATCACGTTCATCGGCATTCAGGCGTTCGGCTATTCGCTGAACATCCTCACCCTGGGCGCCCTGACGATAGCCATCGGGCGGGTGGTCGACGACTCGATCGTGGTGATCGAGAACATCAAACGACATTACGTCGACGGGGCCGACAAGCTGCAGGCCATCACCCGCGCCGTGCGTGAGGTGGCGACGGCCGTGTCGGCATCGACGCTGACCACTGTCGCGGTCTTCCTGCCGATAGCGTTCGTCGGCGACATGACCGGCGAGTTGTTCCGGCCGTTCGCCCTCACCGTGACCATCGCCATGGTCGCCTCGCTGGTGGTGGCACTGACGATAGTGCCCGTGCTGGCGTACTGGTTCCTCAAGCCGGGCAAGCAGCTGCTCGACGCTGACGGAAACGCGGTCGATCCCGAGGCGCCCGAGGCCCCGCCCTCGCGGTTGCAGAGGGGCTATCTGCCGATTCTGCGGTGGACCCTGAAGCATTCGGGCGTCACCGTGCTGATAGCGCTGCTGGTGCTGGGCGGCACCATCGCGTTGGCGCCCTTGATGAAGACGAACTTCCTCGGCGACTCGGGGCAGAACACGTTCACGATGACGCAGGACCTCGGGCCGGCGGCATCCCTGAACACCGAGAACGCCGCGGCGAAGAAGGTCGAAGCAGCGATCAAGGATGTCGCCGGCATCGACACCGTGCAGACCTCGATCGGTTCGAGCGGCTCGGCGCTGCGCGATGCTTTCGCCGGCGGCGGCAGCGGCGTGACCTACTCGATCACCACCGACACCGACGCCGATCAGGAGCAGGTGCGCGCCGACGTCGAAGACGCCGTCGCGGGGCTGAAGGATGTCGGAACCGTCACGATCTCGGCGGCACAGGGCGGTTTCGGCTCGAGTGACGTCGAGATCGATGTGACCGCGCCCGACGGCAAGACGCTGCAGACAGCGACCGACGCCGTCGTCGATGCGGTGCAGGGCAAGGACGGCATCGGCCAGGTCACGACGAACCTCTCGGCCTCGCTGCCGTACATCTCGGTGTCGGTGGATCGCGACAAGGCCGCCGAGCTCGGTCTGAGTGAGGTGGCGGTGGGCAGCCTCGTCTCGAACACCATGCGTCCGCAGCAGCTCGGCGCGATCGAGATCGATGAGCGAAGCGTCACGGTGTATCTCGCGGCCGCCGACGAGCCCGACTCGATCGCCGCCCTCAAGAAGATGCAGGTCGCCTCGGCGACCGGTCCGGTGCGACTCGACAAGGTCGCCACGATCGAGAAGGCCAACGGGCCGACGTCGATCTCGTCGCAGCGCGGCGTGCGCACCGCCACGGTGACGGTCACCCCCGCGACCGATGACTTGACCGCGGCATCCGCCACCATCGACGAGGCGCTGAAGACGGCAGACCTGCCCACGGCGGCTGACGCGTCGATCGGTGGCGTGCTCTCGCAGCAGACCACTGCGTTCTCGCAGCTGGGCCTGGCGATGCTCGCGGCGATCCTGATCGTCTACGTCGTGATGGTGGCGACCTTCAAGTCGCTGCGCCAGCCCCTGCTGCTGCTGGTGTCGGTGCCGTTCGCGGCGACCGGCGCGATTCTGCTGCAGCTGATCACCGGCGTGCCGCTGGGCGTGGCATCCCTCATCGGCGTGCTGATGCTGATCGGCATCGTGGTCACGAACGCGATCGTGCTCGTCGACCTCGTCAACCAGTACCGCACGAAGGGGTTGTCGGCCCATGACGCGGTCATGGCCGGCGGTTCCCGGCGACTCCGGCCGATTCTCATGACGGCGCTGGCGACGATCTTCGCGCTCACACCCATGGCGCTGGGCATCACCGGCCACGGCGGATTCATCTCGCAGCCGCTGGCGATCGTGGTGATCGGCGGCCTCGTCTCGTCGACGGTGCTGACGCTGCTCGTGCTGCCCACCCTGTACAACCTGGTCGAGGGCGCGCGCGAACGGCGGGCGGCTCGACGTGGGGAGAAGGTGGCGGATGCCGCCGGCCCGGCCGTCGTCGTGACCGGGCAGGGCGCGGCCGAGACGGTGGGCGCGGCCGAGACGGTGGGCGCGCTGCCCGCCGCGCCGGCGGTGCACCAGGTGGCCTCGCGGCGGCCGCGCCGCGAGCACTGAGCTGTCGCGCGCGGGGCTGTCTTGTGCAGGGGTGCCTCGTGCCGGGGTGACTCGTGCCGGGGTGCCTCGCGCAGGGGTGCCTCGCGCAGGGGTGCCTCGTGCTGGGGTGACTCGTGCCGGGGTGCCTCGTGCTCGCGGCGCTCGGCGCCGAGCATGCGGTGCAGGCGCGCGGCGAACACGCCGAGCCACGTGAAGATCAAGGTGAACGCCAGAAGCTCGAACGACGTGAGCGTCATGCCGTGGAACAGGTACACGATCGTCGAGATCACCAGCGTGCTGCCCAGCAGGTAGGTGAACACCATCAGACGCGTCGAATAGTGCCGGCGGCGGATGACGACGGTGATCAGAACGCCCAGGAACGAGAAGATGATGCCGTCGGCGGCGCGCTCGTGCAAGAACTGGTTGACATTGACCGGGAAGAACCCGACACCGGCCAGATGAGCACCCGCGCAGGCGAGCAGCACACTCAGCTTGCCGGAACGGGGAACGCCGCGCAGGTCTTGCAGGGCGTGCATCTCGTGGCGCACCTGCAGGGCGAAGCCGAGAAAGAGCATTCCCACCACTGTCATCGTCAGGTTGAAGGTGTGTCCGGAGAAGTCGCGGAAGGTGCCGAGCTCGCTGAACTGGGTGTGCAGCCACGTGGTGTCGTTGCTCGTCATCATCGACACCGCCGTTCCGGCCACGAGCAGCGCCGTCACCAGGGTCGCCCATTGCGGGCTCGTCAGGCGGCGCAGGCCGGGCAGTGTGATGCGCAGGCCGGGCAGTGTGACGCGTAGCGCCGACGTCGGTGCGGTCTGTGCCGTCGATACCCCGATCGACATCTTTCCCCCTCGAAGCGCCCCACTCGCCCGAGTCCCCAGACCTGATCCGTGTGTCGCGCCGGATGCAGTCCCTTCCAGCCCCCAGCGTGACGGCATCAGCCGTCGAGAAGAATGGTATTAGGGTGCGCTGGGTATCGCATCACCGAGGGCGCGGATTGACGCCGCGTTGCGCGTGCCGGTAGTGGTCGCCCCCTGGTCGGGCGGTTCGCGAGGGCACCGCGGGGCGCGTGCTCTTCGCACCCTTCGGGAGTTCCCCCATCGGCCATCGACCCTCGGCCCAGCCGAGGAGATATGCCCGGGCGAGGACCGTCATCGCCCATTTCGCCCTCTCCTCGGCCTTTCTCCTCGGCCCGGCCGAGGGCGGGGCTCGCTGCGGGGCCGATACGGCGCTCGGCGGCGCCCTTGCCAAGGCGGCTGGACAACGGGGGAGACGTGACCGGGCTTCCTCCCAGGTGCTGTCGATATGGTTGAGCGGTCGGCTCAGGGCAAAATGTGGGTTTGTGTGCTCAGGGGGCCGATGATGGGCGCCGCTCGGCGTGCATGACCATCATCAGAATGGCCCCGGCCGACGGACGTCCGGGTTGCCCGGGCGTGCGCTCGGGCGCTGTTCTCGTGCAAGAGAACCCAGAAGGACCATGCCCAAGAACAAGAAGCCGGCCGGAGGCCGGCCCGCTCGCAATTTCGATCCCCGCTATGCGGCGAAGACGAAGTACCGCCCCGGGGAGTCATCGGCCGGCAAGGCCGGCAGCCGCAGCCCGGGTCACCGCGGATATCGCGCTGCCGAGTCCGAGACCGCGGCGCCCAAGCGTCGCTGGACCGCGCAGGAGAAGGCCGGTCGCGACGAGTCGCGCGCCATTCGCGACGGTCGCAGCGTGCGCCGCGACGACCGCGGGTACCAGGCGGGCTCGGGTCAGCGTTCGTCGTCGTACCGCGACGACCGCGTGCCGCGCCAGGACGACCGTGGTTTCGGTGACGCGCGGCGTGACAGCCGTCCGGTGCGACGCGATGATCGTGGTGCACGGGGGAATGACCGTGCGACTCAGCGTGATGACCGTGGCTTCCGTAACGACCGGGCTCCGCGTCGTGATGACCGTGCGCCTCAGCGTGATGACCGTGGCTTCCGTGGTGACCGCGCTCCGCGTCGTGACGACCGTGCGTCTCAGGGTGATGACCGCGGCTTCCGTGATGACCGTGGCTTCCGTAACGACCGGGCTCCCCGTCGTGATGACCGTGCGCCTCAGGGTGATGACCGTGGCTTCCGTAGTGACCGGGCTCCGCGTCGTGACGACCGTGCGCCTCAGGGTGATGACCGTGGCTTCCGTAGTGACCGCGCTCCGCGTCGTGATGACCGTGCGCCTCAGCGTGATGACCGTGGCTTCCGTAGTGACCGGGCTCCGCGTCGTGACGACCGTGCGTCTCAGGGTGATGACCGTGGCTTCCGCAATGACCGTGCGCCGCGTCGTGATGACCGCGCTCCGCGCACTGATCGGCCCGCGTTCCGTGACGACCGCGCGCCCCGCACCGACCGCCCTGCGTACCGCGACGACCGCGGCTCGCGCCGTACCGATGATCGCCCGGCGCGGTTCCGCGATGCCCCCGCGCACGCCGCCCGGCCTGATCGCCGCTCGTTCGACCGCAGCGACCGTGGCGACCGCCGCGATGACCGCCGCTCGTTCGACCGTCACGACGCCCCGCGCCGCGACCACGCCGCCGCGGCCCGCCACGAAGAGCACATCGATGTCGTGCACGAGCGGCTGCAGGCGCAAGCCGTCGAGGCCGATGCCGGGGCGACGGCATCGTTCTCCGACCTCGGCCTGGGCGAGAACATCGTGCGTGCGCTCGCCGGAATCGGGGCGGAGCATCCCTTCCCCATCCAGGCGGCGACGATAGCCCCGATTCTGGCGGGCAAGGATGTCTTGGCACGCGGGCGCACCGGTTCCGGCAAGACGATAGCGTTCGGTGCACCACTGGTCGAAGCGGTCCTGCGCGCCAAGGCGGGCATGAAGCGCGCGTTCGGGCGATCGCCTGCGGCGCTGATCCTCGCCCCGACGCGCGAGCTTGCGTTGCAGATCGACCGCACGGTGCAGCCGATCGCTCGCAGTGTCGGCCTTTTCACGACACAGATCTACGGCGGTGTGCCCCAGGCGCGCCAGGTCGGTGCGCTCAAGAAGGGCGTCGACATCATCATCGGCACGCCCGGTCGCATCGAAGACCTGCAGGAGCAGGGCAAGCTCGACCTGTCGCAGGTGCATGTCGTGGTGCTCGACGAGGCTGACCACATGTCGGAGCTCGGCTTCCTCGAGCCGATGCAGCGCATTCTGCGACTGGTCGCCGACGGCGCCCAGAAGCTGCTGTTCTCGGCGACCCTCGACCGTGAGGTCGCGGCACTCGTGGACGAGTTCCTCGTCGATCCGGCCGTGTACGAAGTGGCCGGTGAGGACCAGGACTCGGGAACCATCGACCACCAGGTGCTCGTGATCGACCACCGCGACAAGGCCGAGATCCTCAACTCCCTCGTCGACCGCGCCGGCAAGACGCTCGTGTTCTCGCGCACCCGCGCCTACACCGAGATGCTCGCCGAGCAGTTCGAAGAGGTCGGCATTCGCGCGGTCGCGCTGCACGGTGACCTGAATCAGGCCAAGCGCAGCCGCAACCTGCAGCGGTTGACCGACGGCAAGGTGAACGTGCTGGTGGCAACGGATGTCGCGGCCCGCGGCATCCACGTCGACGACATCGACCTCGTGGTGCAGGCCGACGCCCCCGGTGAGTACAAGACGTATCTGCACCGCTCGGGCCGTACCGGTCGCGCCGGACGCCCCGGCACGGTCGTCACGCTCGTGCCCCGGCAACGCCAGCGCCGGATGGCCGAAATGCTCGAGCACGCCGAGATCGAGGCACCGTTCACCCCGGTGCGTCCGGGCGACGATCTGCTCGAAGAACTCAGCGGGCGTCAGGTCGATCCCACGGCCTGACCGCGGGCGGGATGCCGCAGGCGCCGATCGAGCGGAACCCCTGGTGGGTATTCCGCTCGACGGCGTACTCTGCCAGGATGGTGCGAACGTGTTTGTAAGGGTGGCTTCCTAACACCGCCACGAGCACGGCCCAGGACCCGACCCGGGCGCACCCCCGACCGAAGGAGCTTGTGAAGTGAGCCCCCGCGCTTCCCTGCTGGCGATGACTGCGGTCTGCGCCGTGGTCGTCGGCCTGGCCGCGGCATCCCCCGCCACCGCCTCGGTGACTGCCGCCGCGAGCGACGACGGCGCGTCGACACCCACGCCCACCACCACCGTCAACGGGTACCGCAACGTCGGCTATTACGGCGCCTGGCAGGCGAGCGGCGACGCCAAGGCGACGCTGAAGACGCTGTTCGTCGACACCGCGACCGCGCAGAACATCACGCATCTGAACTACTCGTTCGGCAACATCGCCGGCTCACAGCAGGCCCTGGATGCCGCGCGCGCCGACGGCGCGAAGGGGCTCGACGACGTCGACCCGTACACGTGCTTCATCTCGGATGCCGCGGCTCCGGCTGCCGGCGAGACCGATGCCGCCGGCGATGCCGACGACGACTTCGTGCGTGCATACACCGCCGACGATTCGGTACTGGGCGTCGCCGACACCAAGACGCAGAAGCTCGCCGGAAACTTCAATCAGCTGCGGGAGTTGAAGCGCCTGTACCCCGACCTGAAGGTGAGCATCTCGCTGGGCGGGTGGTCGTGGTCGAAGTCGTTCTCGAAGGCCGTCGCCACCGAGGAGGTCCGCGCCAAGCTCGCCTCGAGCTGCATCGACCTGTACATCAAGGGTAATCTGCCCACCATTGACGGCCGGGGCGGCAATGGCGCCGCTTCCGGCATCTTCGACGGCATCGACATCGACTGGGAGTGGCCGGGCGCACCCGACTGGGCGCAGGAGGTCGGCAACTCCATCGACCCTGCCAATGATGCGGCCCACATGCTGGCGTTCGTGAAAGAGTTGCGCGCTCAGCTCGATACGCTCGCGACGACGACCCACCGTGACTACGAGCTCTCGGCGTTCCTTCCCGCCAGCCCCACCGTCATCACCGCCGGTGGATGGAGCGCTCCCGAGCTGTTCCAGTACCTCGACTACGGCAATCTGCAGGGCTACGACCTGTGGGGCACCTGGTCGCAGACCACCGGTCATCAGGCGAACATCGTGGGCGATCCGGCCGAGAACTGGGGGCTGGGACTGGACACCATCGTCGCGTCGTACAAAGACGCCGGCGTCGATCCTGCGCAGTTGAACCTGGGCGTGCCCGCATATGGGCAGGGGTGGAAAGATGCCCAAGCCCAGCCGTGGACGGCGGCGACCGGCATCGGCCAGCAGTCGTGGGATCAGCTGAAGGCTCGCAAACTCGAGATCCATCACGACTACGCGGCCGATGGGCATTACACAGCGACCTGGGGATATGACCCGGTGGCGCGGGAGTTCTGGTCGTTCGACGATCCGTTCTCGGTCGCCGAGAAGACCCGCTGGGCGATTCGGCAGGGTGTGGGCGGCGTCGACGTCTGGGAGCTCAGCCAGGACCTCGACGGCGATCTGTCTGCGGCATCCGCCGCCGTCATGCGCAAGGCCGACGACGGACCGGTGGCCGGAACCGCGCTCGTTTCATGCGGACACACTCCGGATGCCGCGGCGAAAGCGTGGAACGCGCAGACCACCTACGATCGCGGTGACCGCGTGTACTACGGCCGTCACGTGTACGAAGCGCTCTGGTACACGAAGGGTCAGCACCCGGGCTACTCGAACGTCGGGGCGTGGAGCACGCTGACCGCGTGCGGCGTTGATCCGGCGACGGTGCAGGAGTGGCACGCCGACACCGTCTACGACACCGGCGACAAGGTGCTCTACAAGGGCACGACCTATGTTGCGCAATGGTGGACGCGCGATCAGAAGCCCGATGTGCTGTGGGGGCCCTGGCGGGCCGAGTAAGTGCGGTGATCGAGCCCGATCACACCATCGCGAGCCGGTCCACGAGCAGCCTCACCCTCTGCGCGGCGTCTCCCGGCAGCAGCCGGCCGGCTCGGGTCAAGGTCGCCAGTCCGTGCAGAGATGCCCAGAACACCTCGGTGAACTGCCCTGGGTCGACGCCGTCACCGGCGACCTCGCCCAGGGTGTCCCGCAGTGCGGCGAAGGCGTCCTTGAGAGGTTCTGGGGTCTCTTCCTGTGCGTATGCGAGGCCGCCGTCGAGCTGGAACAAGGCGTCGTAGACAGCCGGATTACCCGCAGCGAAGTCCAGGTAGGCGTGAGCGAGCGCGGCGACTCGGGCTCGTGGGTTGTGGGCGGCTGCGGTCGCGGTCCGCACGGCCGCCGCCATCTCGGCAGCGCCCTCGAGAGCGACGGCACCGACGATCTCACGCTTGCCGCGAAAGTGGCTGTACAGGACGGGCTGGCTGTATTCGATGCGCTCGGCGAGCCGGCGCGTGGTCACTGCGTCCCACCCCTGCTGTTCGGCGAGCTTGCGAGCGGTCGCCACGATGAGTTGTTCCCGCTTTGCACGTTCTCGCTCTTTGCGCTCCTGCACGGACATGACCAGATTCTAGCACCGCTAGACAAACAAGCGCCAGAAGAGCTAGCGTTGCAGGAAGAACTAGCAACACTAGATT is drawn from Microbacterium protaetiae and contains these coding sequences:
- a CDS encoding ferrous iron transport protein A, encoding MPDPVAFLRSCALGTRVTVRRRVDDGWTDALGYLRELTPEACVVETRRGMVTVPLEAVTHAIRVPEPPPRRAR
- a CDS encoding MerR family transcriptional regulator — encoded protein: MDWSIHEVATFTGTTSRTLRHYDAIGLLPPTRVGGNGYRRYDESALVRLQRILLLRELGLALPQIAEVLDRETSELRALSAHLDLLRQEKSRLDRQIAAVSSTIDALKGGEKPMAEKMFDGFDHTQHRDEVTERWGADAYARGDSWWRGMTDSERAAWQQQVADLNAGWRDAASRGIATDSAEAQALAERHVQWLRGIPSTPAAASGGDVKAYVLGLGDMYVADPRFAANYGGADGATFVRDALGVYAQARL
- a CDS encoding DUF7218 family protein; the protein is MPRGRASNSLKNPDMYDELRKDGASQEKAARISNAAAKEGKKSVGRRGGEAKDYEDRTVGELKDRAKELGLHGYSDKRKSELIDMLRNH
- a CDS encoding DEAD/DEAH box helicase, which encodes MPKNKKPAGGRPARNFDPRYAAKTKYRPGESSAGKAGSRSPGHRGYRAAESETAAPKRRWTAQEKAGRDESRAIRDGRSVRRDDRGYQAGSGQRSSSYRDDRVPRQDDRGFGDARRDSRPVRRDDRGARGNDRATQRDDRGFRNDRAPRRDDRAPQRDDRGFRGDRAPRRDDRASQGDDRGFRDDRGFRNDRAPRRDDRAPQGDDRGFRSDRAPRRDDRAPQGDDRGFRSDRAPRRDDRAPQRDDRGFRSDRAPRRDDRASQGDDRGFRNDRAPRRDDRAPRTDRPAFRDDRAPRTDRPAYRDDRGSRRTDDRPARFRDAPAHAARPDRRSFDRSDRGDRRDDRRSFDRHDAPRRDHAAAARHEEHIDVVHERLQAQAVEADAGATASFSDLGLGENIVRALAGIGAEHPFPIQAATIAPILAGKDVLARGRTGSGKTIAFGAPLVEAVLRAKAGMKRAFGRSPAALILAPTRELALQIDRTVQPIARSVGLFTTQIYGGVPQARQVGALKKGVDIIIGTPGRIEDLQEQGKLDLSQVHVVVLDEADHMSELGFLEPMQRILRLVADGAQKLLFSATLDREVAALVDEFLVDPAVYEVAGEDQDSGTIDHQVLVIDHRDKAEILNSLVDRAGKTLVFSRTRAYTEMLAEQFEEVGIRAVALHGDLNQAKRSRNLQRLTDGKVNVLVATDVAARGIHVDDIDLVVQADAPGEYKTYLHRSGRTGRAGRPGTVVTLVPRQRQRRMAEMLEHAEIEAPFTPVRPGDDLLEELSGRQVDPTA
- a CDS encoding efflux RND transporter permease subunit, producing the protein MSKLAVLSLRNRALIALITIIAAVFGSIALVNLKQELIPSIEFPQLIVVSTYSGASPEVVSNDVSDPIEQAIQGVPGLEETSATSTTNSSIVQAQFTYGTNLATAEQKISLAINRIKTTLPDGVDPNVISASIDDFPVIQLAVTGYDDEQTVQSRLQNTVVPDLEDIDGVNAAQIVGGRGQRVTITPDTDKLAKAGFTTQAISDALKQNGLLFPGGDITEGDQTLTVQTGSKLDSVDQIEKLPLVPGSAAQLAAGATTIADVADVALERDPVTTISRVDGKDALTLAITKLPSANTVDVSTAVRDALPELQKQLDGAQFTVVFDQAPYIQQSIDSLAQEGLLGLLFAVIIILIFLLSVRSTLVTAISIPTSVLITFIGIQAFGYSLNILTLGALTIAIGRVVDDSIVVIENIKRHYVDGADKLQAITRAVREVATAVSASTLTTVAVFLPIAFVGDMTGELFRPFALTVTIAMVASLVVALTIVPVLAYWFLKPGKQLLDADGNAVDPEAPEAPPSRLQRGYLPILRWTLKHSGVTVLIALLVLGGTIALAPLMKTNFLGDSGQNTFTMTQDLGPAASLNTENAAAKKVEAAIKDVAGIDTVQTSIGSSGSALRDAFAGGGSGVTYSITTDTDADQEQVRADVEDAVAGLKDVGTVTISAAQGGFGSSDVEIDVTAPDGKTLQTATDAVVDAVQGKDGIGQVTTNLSASLPYISVSVDRDKAAELGLSEVAVGSLVSNTMRPQQLGAIEIDERSVTVYLAAADEPDSIAALKKMQVASATGPVRLDKVATIEKANGPTSISSQRGVRTATVTVTPATDDLTAASATIDEALKTADLPTAADASIGGVLSQQTTAFSQLGLAMLAAILIVYVVMVATFKSLRQPLLLLVSVPFAATGAILLQLITGVPLGVASLIGVLMLIGIVVTNAIVLVDLVNQYRTKGLSAHDAVMAGGSRRLRPILMTALATIFALTPMALGITGHGGFISQPLAIVVIGGLVSSTVLTLLVLPTLYNLVEGARERRAARRGEKVADAAGPAVVVTGQGAAETVGAAETVGALPAAPAVHQVASRRPRREH
- a CDS encoding CynX/NimT family MFS transporter; translated protein: MSSAPPPVPRERALRAGLVLAGVLLLAANLRAGITSVGPVLGEIRSDLQIGGTAASFLVALPVIGFAVISPIAPGIARRVGLEPALGGSLLVLAAAIVLRSVPLPGAIWVGTAILGAAIAMINVLLPALIKREYPDRVGQMTGFYSALQSGVAALAAGLSVPIAGMTGAGWRLSLGIWAALALIGFAVFLPQLRAHHSSKRADAAAVDSTDAPADPVHVGAMWRSPLAWMVTLYLGLQSTIYYTAVTWWPTVEHEGGLSITGAGWHQFIFQGFGIVGSLTAAALLHRLRAQSGLAAVAALLVFVGVGGQLLLPALGVVWVIFLGAAGGASITVALSLFGLRTRNHHQAAALSGMGQSVGYLIAAFGPILVGALHDATGSWEWPLIALLIVSVGIFITGIFAGRARFVGERASARR